One stretch of Orcinus orca chromosome 15, mOrcOrc1.1, whole genome shotgun sequence DNA includes these proteins:
- the CRYBA4 gene encoding beta-crystallin A4: MRQTETSNMSLQCTKSAGHWKIVVWDEEGFQGRRHEFTAECPSVLELGFETVRSLKVLSGAWVGFEHAGFQGQQYVLERGEYPSWDAWSGNTSYPAERLTSFRPVACANHRDSRLTIFEQENFLGKKGELSDDYPSLQAMGWDGNEVGSFHVNSGAWVGSQFPGYRGFQYVLECDHHSGDYKHFREWGSHAQTFQVQSIRRIQQ; encoded by the exons ATGCGACAAACT GAAACAAGCAACATGTCTCTGCAGTGCACCAAGTCAGCGGGACACTGGAAG ATCGTGGTGTGGGATGAGGAGGGCTTCCAAGGCCGGCGGCATGAGTTCACAGCTGAGTGCCCCAGTGTGCTGGAGCTTGGTTTTGAGACTGTGCGATCTTTGAAAGTGCTGAGTGGAGC GTGGGTGGGTTTTGAGCACGCCGGTTTCCAAGGGCAGCAGTATGTGCTGGAGCGGGGTGAGTACCCGTCCTGGGATGCCTGGAGTGGCAACACGTCCTACCCCGCCGAGAGGCTCACCTCCTTCCGGCCCGTGGCCTGCGCT AACCACCGCGACTCGAGGCTGACCATCTTTGAGCAAGAGAACTTCCTGGGCAAGAAAGGAGAGCTGAGCGATGACTACCCCTCCCTCCAGGCCATGGGCTGGGATGGCAATGAAGTGGGCTCCTTCCATGTCAACTCGGGGGC CTGGGTTGGCTCCCAGTTTCCTGGCTACCGAGGTTTTCAGTATGTGCTGGAGTGTGATCACCACTCAGGCGACTACAAGCATTTCCGGGAGTGGGGCTCTCATGCCCAGACCTTCCAGGTGCAGAGCATCCGAAGGATCCAGCAGTGA